A region of Fibrobacter succinogenes subsp. succinogenes S85 DNA encodes the following proteins:
- the der gene encoding ribosome biogenesis GTPase Der gives MKLPIVCIIGRPNVGKSSLFNRILGRRAAVVSDRDGVTRDRHYQNAIYKGHEFTVVDTGGFLPDDSIDVLADSVRAQIFNAVNEADLVLFMVDIRVGITKLDQQFARLIRKLDKKVILVANKSELQGDRQESYEFLKLGFGQPRTVSALTGYACLSLLDEVVSVLPTPVRGERREERPVRFAILGRPNAGKSTLLNRLLNEDRAVVSDIPGTTRDSIDCDFVVDGQKFVVTDTAGLRKKARVEDEVEVFSNMRTLESIRRSDLSVLVVDCTRGMEIQDYRIITEIRKAGKGLVVVLNKWDILPNKNDKSFDHMVKELLEREPMLEFVPILSISAKEGQRVGRVIQAIQTVYANCRRVLGRDRVAESFANFLQEKAPPSHNGRVVMLTRACQIMVEPPVIDIETRTPELVDESYKRYLLKKFYDEFQLQGAPLRLNFDRKLTLRKDEELEQFTESSNSVLAGVDPQRHMDRKTRER, from the coding sequence ATGAAATTACCTATCGTTTGCATAATTGGACGTCCGAACGTCGGAAAGTCCTCCCTCTTCAACCGCATTCTTGGCCGCCGTGCCGCCGTGGTGAGCGACCGCGATGGTGTTACCCGCGACCGTCATTACCAGAATGCGATTTACAAGGGTCACGAATTTACAGTCGTCGATACGGGTGGATTCTTGCCCGATGATTCTATTGACGTCTTGGCGGACAGCGTCCGCGCCCAGATTTTTAACGCCGTGAACGAAGCCGACCTCGTGCTCTTCATGGTCGATATCCGCGTGGGCATCACCAAGCTTGACCAGCAGTTTGCGCGCCTTATCCGCAAGCTTGACAAGAAGGTCATCCTCGTCGCGAACAAGAGCGAATTGCAGGGCGATCGTCAGGAAAGCTACGAATTCCTCAAACTCGGCTTTGGTCAGCCGCGTACTGTTAGTGCCTTGACCGGCTACGCTTGCCTCTCGCTTTTGGACGAAGTGGTCTCCGTGCTCCCGACTCCGGTGCGTGGCGAACGCCGCGAAGAACGCCCGGTGCGTTTTGCCATTCTTGGCCGCCCGAACGCAGGCAAGAGTACGCTCCTCAACCGCCTGTTGAACGAAGACCGCGCTGTGGTCTCCGACATCCCGGGTACGACCCGCGACTCCATTGACTGTGACTTTGTCGTTGACGGACAAAAGTTTGTCGTTACCGATACCGCTGGCCTTCGCAAAAAGGCTCGCGTCGAAGACGAAGTGGAAGTCTTCAGCAACATGCGTACGCTCGAAAGCATCCGTCGTTCTGATTTGTCTGTGCTCGTCGTCGATTGCACGCGCGGCATGGAAATCCAGGACTACCGCATCATCACGGAAATCCGCAAGGCCGGTAAGGGCCTTGTCGTTGTGCTGAACAAGTGGGATATCCTCCCGAACAAGAACGACAAGTCCTTCGATCACATGGTCAAGGAACTCCTCGAACGCGAACCGATGCTTGAATTTGTACCGATTCTCTCGATCAGTGCCAAGGAAGGCCAGCGCGTGGGCCGCGTGATTCAGGCTATCCAGACCGTCTATGCCAACTGCCGTCGTGTGCTTGGCCGTGACCGCGTTGCCGAAAGCTTTGCGAACTTCTTGCAAGAAAAGGCTCCTCCGAGCCACAACGGTCGTGTCGTCATGCTTACCCGCGCCTGCCAGATCATGGTGGAACCGCCGGTCATCGACATCGAAACCCGCACGCCGGAACTTGTCGACGAATCGTACAAGCGCTACTTGCTCAAAAAGTTTTATGACGAATTCCAGTTGCAGGGCGCTCCGCTCCGCCTGAATTTCGATAGAAAGTTAACCCTCAGAAAGGATGAAGAACTTGAACAGTTTACTGAGTCTTCCAATAGCGTACTTGCTGGGGTCGATCCCCAGCGCCATATGGATCGCAAAACTCGCGAAAGGTAA
- the plsY gene encoding glycerol-3-phosphate 1-O-acyltransferase PlsY — protein sequence MLGSIPSAIWIAKLAKGKDFDIRDYGSKNAGLTNTFRVLGWKPALPVVFMDLLKGFFGPFIAQKMCEAQVAAGGADYSAWVPLVAGLLVILGHSFTCFAGFRGGKGVLAALGVFLAISPLTVLCAFALWIILTVTTKYVSVGSIFGCGLLGALSIFGYVCPEYYFESINLGQMILAVIVAVFVIVKHKSNIKRLLNGTENGFGSKRKK from the coding sequence TTGCTGGGGTCGATCCCCAGCGCCATATGGATCGCAAAACTCGCGAAAGGTAAGGACTTTGATATTCGTGACTACGGCTCCAAGAATGCGGGCCTCACGAATACATTCCGCGTGCTCGGCTGGAAACCTGCTCTCCCGGTCGTGTTCATGGACCTTTTGAAGGGCTTTTTTGGACCGTTTATCGCTCAAAAGATGTGCGAAGCTCAGGTCGCCGCTGGCGGTGCCGATTACAGCGCATGGGTGCCGCTCGTCGCAGGCCTCCTCGTGATTCTTGGCCACAGCTTCACTTGCTTTGCCGGTTTCCGCGGTGGTAAGGGCGTGCTTGCGGCTCTCGGCGTGTTCCTCGCCATTTCCCCGCTCACAGTCCTTTGCGCATTTGCTCTCTGGATTATCCTCACGGTCACCACGAAATACGTCTCTGTCGGCAGCATTTTCGGGTGCGGACTTCTCGGCGCACTTTCCATCTTTGGCTATGTCTGCCCGGAATACTACTTCGAAAGCATCAACCTTGGCCAGATGATTCTCGCCGTGATTGTCGCTGTGTTCGTCATCGTGAAGCACAAGTCAAACATCAAGCGCCTCCTCAACGGCACCGAGAACGGCTTTGGCTCTAAGCGCAAAAAGTAA
- a CDS encoding NAD(P)H-dependent glycerol-3-phosphate dehydrogenase gives MKVTVLGTGGWGLTLGQVVYENKNELTFWTNSQAEVDLLSTEHQYKDKLPGVIFPADFKYTTDMHAALEGCDMVLIVVPSQFMAGVAANLGSWTPAKGKEPIVVCATKGILEGTDQLMSEVILEKVPWLTEDKMVAFSGPSHAEEVSRHVLTAIVAACVNEDSAKVVQQAMSCSYLRVYTSTDIVGVELCGSVKNVIAIASGVLYGLEAGGKFKIGDNTRAAILTRGQAEMCRLGKALGAKPETFAGLAGMGDLIVTCLSQHSRNRYVGEHIGKGETLDQVLAGMKMIAEGVPTCRSTRALAKKLGVEMPIVEAVYQMLFENRKVEDVVKEIWGRELKAENWA, from the coding sequence ATGAAAGTTACAGTTTTAGGTACCGGTGGCTGGGGCCTGACCCTCGGTCAAGTTGTTTACGAAAACAAGAACGAACTCACTTTTTGGACCAATTCCCAAGCAGAAGTAGACCTTCTCTCCACCGAACACCAGTACAAGGACAAGCTCCCTGGCGTTATTTTCCCGGCTGATTTTAAGTACACGACCGATATGCACGCTGCCCTTGAAGGCTGCGACATGGTCCTTATCGTTGTCCCGTCCCAGTTCATGGCTGGTGTTGCTGCAAATCTTGGCTCTTGGACCCCCGCAAAGGGCAAGGAACCGATTGTTGTCTGCGCCACGAAGGGCATTCTTGAAGGCACGGACCAGCTCATGAGCGAAGTCATCCTTGAAAAGGTCCCTTGGCTGACCGAAGACAAGATGGTTGCCTTTAGTGGTCCGTCTCATGCTGAAGAAGTGAGCCGCCACGTGCTTACCGCCATTGTCGCTGCTTGCGTGAACGAAGACTCTGCAAAGGTTGTGCAGCAGGCAATGAGCTGCTCTTACCTTCGCGTCTATACCTCAACCGATATCGTTGGTGTGGAACTCTGTGGTTCCGTGAAGAACGTGATTGCTATTGCTTCTGGTGTGCTCTATGGCCTTGAAGCGGGTGGCAAGTTCAAGATTGGTGACAATACCCGCGCCGCAATCCTTACGCGTGGCCAGGCTGAAATGTGCCGCTTGGGCAAGGCTCTCGGTGCTAAGCCCGAAACGTTTGCAGGCCTTGCCGGCATGGGTGACCTCATCGTGACGTGCCTTTCCCAGCACAGCCGTAACCGCTACGTGGGCGAACACATTGGTAAGGGTGAAACGCTCGACCAGGTGCTTGCTGGCATGAAGATGATTGCTGAAGGAGTGCCGACTTGCCGCAGCACGCGTGCTCTCGCCAAGAAGCTTGGCGTAGAAATGCCTATTGTCGAAGCTGTCTATCAGATGTTGTTCGAAAACCGCAAGGTCGAAGACGTGGTCAAGGAAATCTGGGGCCGCGAACTCAAGGCCGAAAACTGGGCTTAG
- a CDS encoding FISUMP domain-containing protein has translation MHYTKLSVAGCAALMFGLIACSGEDGKDGVNGVNGLNGADGASCEVKSLKDESGYKVLCGGDSVGVLLNGKTGATGKQGIAGATGAKGDTGKTGASCEVKENKDINGYDVLCGGSKVGTLKNGTNGTNGADGVSCSLSTPADDGSVTVTCPNSSPVTIKQGKDGTNCSGTTVTKDGRKGVEIACGGSIVDTLWNGSNGSDGTSGSAGCISADDGNGIVTVTCGDATPIKITKAVCGADAFDPDKKFCVLGKTYDLCKGKAYVVNREFCNDGVVAELCSEFKFNKTKTTAQFVTYRATTKDEFCWNGIVTPKCGGKEFDENEYCGKAYDGVTDSIYKYCDKPSKLEDIYDVIGLASVVAEPEEGAEEGDAVAPSSSSQSFFGNLIGKPLTHYNEEKLVEFFTKLGNIQSGVTECGIETPEKCGSKVYNAKKQFCDIRDERLYKFVTIDGRRWMAENLAFEYKLPQIDSSEGSDPALWSVVQVGGKVQYEKDAFESFEKNGTRYYTWNAAMGNGDVRKIMSEDAIAALKLNPKDEVVGACPDGWRLPNSDELNALSLKANAAEHGFEDLDDAEDVTVNFNVEFLGFYNVNTKDVVDANEAAYFWSETPVEEDERQAVNLLVTGKDQSVVNTSNKVFAFTIRCIENLPNEDEPEGGEGGEGGLEP, from the coding sequence ATGCATTACACAAAGCTCAGTGTTGCGGGTTGTGCCGCACTCATGTTTGGTCTCATCGCTTGTTCCGGCGAAGACGGAAAAGACGGTGTTAACGGCGTCAATGGCCTTAATGGTGCCGATGGCGCAAGCTGCGAAGTCAAGTCCTTGAAGGACGAATCCGGCTACAAGGTGCTCTGCGGAGGGGATTCTGTTGGCGTCTTGTTAAATGGTAAGACTGGTGCAACGGGTAAGCAAGGTATTGCTGGTGCTACTGGTGCTAAGGGTGATACCGGTAAGACTGGCGCAAGCTGCGAAGTTAAAGAAAACAAAGACATTAATGGTTACGATGTGCTTTGCGGTGGCTCGAAAGTGGGTACGTTGAAGAATGGTACCAACGGAACAAATGGTGCCGATGGCGTTTCATGTTCTTTGTCTACCCCAGCTGACGATGGTAGCGTTACTGTTACCTGTCCAAATTCTTCTCCTGTTACAATTAAGCAGGGTAAGGATGGTACAAACTGCTCTGGCACAACCGTTACGAAAGATGGTCGAAAAGGTGTCGAGATCGCATGTGGTGGCTCTATCGTCGATACGCTATGGAATGGCTCCAATGGCTCTGATGGCACATCGGGCTCTGCAGGTTGCATTAGCGCCGATGACGGAAACGGTATCGTTACTGTGACTTGTGGTGATGCTACACCGATTAAGATTACCAAGGCTGTGTGCGGTGCAGACGCCTTTGATCCAGATAAGAAGTTCTGCGTGCTTGGCAAGACTTATGACTTGTGCAAAGGCAAGGCTTACGTTGTGAACAGAGAATTCTGTAACGATGGCGTTGTTGCTGAATTGTGTTCTGAATTCAAATTCAACAAAACAAAGACAACTGCTCAATTTGTTACTTATCGTGCAACGACCAAGGATGAATTCTGCTGGAATGGTATCGTGACTCCGAAGTGCGGAGGCAAGGAATTCGACGAGAATGAGTACTGCGGCAAGGCTTACGATGGCGTAACAGACTCTATCTATAAATACTGTGACAAACCCTCCAAACTTGAGGATATTTATGATGTCATCGGTCTGGCCTCGGTTGTTGCTGAACCGGAAGAAGGTGCAGAAGAAGGTGATGCCGTTGCCCCGAGTTCTTCTAGTCAGAGCTTCTTTGGAAACCTGATTGGAAAGCCGCTTACTCACTATAATGAAGAAAAGTTGGTTGAATTCTTTACAAAACTTGGTAACATTCAGAGTGGTGTAACCGAGTGTGGTATCGAAACTCCGGAAAAGTGCGGTAGCAAGGTCTATAACGCGAAAAAGCAGTTCTGCGATATTCGTGATGAACGTCTCTATAAGTTCGTGACCATTGATGGTCGCAGATGGATGGCTGAAAACCTTGCGTTTGAATACAAGCTGCCTCAAATTGACTCTTCTGAAGGTAGTGATCCGGCGCTTTGGTCTGTTGTTCAAGTTGGTGGTAAGGTCCAATATGAAAAGGATGCCTTCGAAAGCTTCGAAAAGAATGGAACCCGTTACTATACTTGGAATGCTGCAATGGGCAATGGTGACGTGAGAAAGATTATGAGTGAAGACGCAATCGCTGCTCTTAAACTTAATCCTAAGGATGAAGTTGTTGGAGCCTGTCCGGATGGCTGGAGACTGCCGAATAGTGATGAACTCAACGCTCTCAGTCTTAAGGCCAATGCTGCAGAACACGGATTTGAGGATCTTGACGATGCAGAAGATGTAACGGTAAACTTCAATGTTGAATTCTTGGGATTCTATAATGTCAATACTAAGGATGTTGTTGATGCTAATGAAGCCGCATACTTCTGGTCTGAAACTCCGGTTGAAGAAGATGAAAGACAGGCAGTTAACTTGCTCGTTACTGGAAAAGACCAAAGTGTTGTTAATACCTCTAACAAGGTGTTCGCATTCACCATCCGCTGCATTGAAAATCTTCCGAATGAAGATGAACCTGAAGGCGGCGAAGGCGGTGAAGGTGGCCTAGAACCTTAA
- a CDS encoding glycoside hydrolase family 30 beta sandwich domain-containing protein yields the protein MRKYLSLTALLASSALAASVTVNPASTAQKVTGFGGASVYYQSWIKNLPAADQEALFDTAFTGLNISLLRVGNWYQDEDITKIQDDIDIVKAAKTRLGDHMKIQMSSWSAPAKLKPSGNLNGKVDGQKIKSQNTLKTSNSDPYGKYVYSDFANWWKKSLKAYKAAGISPDYVSLQNEPDMEADYEETLFEPTETNEIAGYKEALNAVYDAVKGQTKLIGPEPLGIGYSNFEKYAKELDANKLDGYSYHLYHAGDGNDNSGNNYLDPENFRKPMKAIADVYGKGDKPIIMTEFCPMLDEPREKDMLGLAQIMQIGFTDGRLSGYIAWQLFWGYHSQMIGVCPGAGWDLDGSGKYVCDDAGFKIFPEYHAMRHYSKFVNPGASVIATATDDANLKTVAFLSANGDSISTILINTGSTAIQLDNPAIAGYGLVTAVQSKENGLKSKNISVAACTVLPARSITTLVYKKGAAASTVATCKDETSDSSYVEPIIVPTADVVIVDYTATTDVTTWQAMDDKLSAVTYGTTAIDGIAGYASVPLAGCDQSEETCGYQNQLLNISEEGAKALASCSNLVITMRSQGTSDAYVNVGGAAGGSWVDYEYGKLAAGSKWSETKVSLKKEGENGSTALTFNSESAGIYIAKIVATGCTGSSSIKMNRRVAFNDSKTQAMIFDLNGNLVWKGIKSEALNENGTLKPSIRQGAYILKTKNNAQRVFKK from the coding sequence ATGAGAAAATACTTGTCTTTAACGGCTTTGCTCGCCTCTAGCGCACTTGCCGCAAGCGTAACGGTAAACCCCGCCTCCACCGCCCAGAAAGTTACGGGTTTCGGTGGCGCAAGCGTTTACTACCAGAGCTGGATCAAGAACCTCCCCGCAGCAGACCAAGAAGCCCTTTTCGATACCGCATTCACGGGCCTTAACATTTCCCTGCTCCGCGTGGGAAACTGGTACCAGGACGAAGATATCACAAAAATCCAGGACGACATTGACATCGTCAAGGCCGCCAAGACCCGCCTCGGCGACCACATGAAAATCCAGATGTCCAGCTGGTCTGCTCCGGCAAAGCTCAAGCCGAGCGGCAACTTGAACGGTAAAGTGGACGGACAAAAGATCAAGAGCCAGAACACGCTCAAGACCTCGAACAGCGACCCGTATGGCAAATACGTCTACAGTGATTTTGCCAACTGGTGGAAGAAGAGCCTCAAAGCCTACAAGGCCGCAGGCATCTCTCCGGACTACGTTTCTCTCCAGAACGAACCGGACATGGAAGCCGATTATGAAGAAACACTCTTCGAACCAACAGAAACTAACGAAATCGCCGGTTACAAGGAAGCCTTGAACGCCGTCTATGACGCCGTGAAGGGACAAACCAAGTTGATTGGCCCGGAACCACTCGGTATTGGCTACAGCAACTTTGAAAAGTACGCCAAGGAACTCGACGCCAATAAGCTCGATGGCTATTCCTACCACCTTTACCATGCCGGTGACGGAAACGACAACTCCGGCAACAACTACCTTGATCCGGAAAACTTCCGCAAGCCGATGAAGGCCATCGCCGACGTTTACGGCAAGGGCGACAAGCCCATCATCATGACGGAATTCTGCCCGATGCTTGATGAACCGCGCGAAAAGGACATGCTCGGCCTTGCCCAGATCATGCAGATCGGCTTTACCGATGGTCGCCTCTCCGGCTACATTGCCTGGCAGCTTTTCTGGGGTTACCACTCCCAGATGATCGGCGTTTGCCCAGGTGCAGGCTGGGACCTCGACGGCAGTGGCAAGTACGTCTGTGACGATGCCGGCTTCAAGATTTTCCCGGAATACCACGCCATGCGCCACTATTCCAAGTTCGTGAATCCGGGTGCAAGCGTCATTGCCACCGCAACTGACGACGCAAACCTCAAGACGGTCGCCTTCCTCAGCGCAAACGGCGATTCCATCTCGACCATCCTTATCAATACGGGTAGCACCGCCATCCAGCTCGACAACCCGGCCATCGCGGGCTACGGCCTCGTTACCGCCGTGCAGTCCAAGGAAAACGGCCTCAAGAGCAAGAACATCTCTGTTGCAGCATGTACCGTTCTCCCGGCACGTTCCATCACGACTCTCGTTTACAAGAAGGGCGCAGCCGCTTCCACAGTCGCAACATGCAAGGACGAAACAAGCGACTCCAGCTACGTCGAACCGATTATCGTTCCGACAGCAGATGTTGTCATTGTCGATTACACGGCAACAACCGACGTTACGACCTGGCAGGCCATGGATGACAAGCTCTCCGCTGTCACCTACGGCACAACGGCAATCGATGGCATCGCTGGCTACGCAAGCGTTCCGCTCGCCGGCTGCGACCAGTCCGAAGAAACCTGCGGCTACCAGAACCAGCTCTTGAACATCAGCGAAGAAGGCGCCAAGGCACTCGCCTCTTGCTCTAACCTCGTCATCACCATGCGCAGCCAGGGCACTTCTGATGCTTACGTGAACGTGGGCGGTGCTGCAGGCGGCAGCTGGGTCGATTACGAATACGGCAAACTCGCTGCCGGCTCCAAGTGGAGCGAAACCAAGGTTTCTCTCAAGAAAGAAGGCGAAAACGGTTCTACCGCACTCACCTTCAACAGCGAATCTGCCGGCATCTACATTGCAAAGATTGTTGCCACAGGCTGCACAGGCTCCAGCTCCATCAAGATGAACCGCAGAGTTGCCTTCAACGACAGCAAGACGCAAGCCATGATTTTCGACTTGAACGGAAACCTCGTGTGGAAGGGCATCAAGAGCGAAGCGCTCAACGAAAACGGTACCCTCAAGCCGAGCATCCGCCAAGGCGCCTACATCTTGAAGACAAAGAACAACGCACAGCGCGTATTCAAGAAGTAA
- a CDS encoding sugar transferase, which yields MEQEAVNPTIGSILNEQKLKNIVYPARLFKARLNEEFLRANRTRKPFLFIKIYSHQYDVLGWGRPSKIVENTWKISVLTMFSHLRFIDVLGYLSDNSGIGIILLNSDMSTLEGIRKEILHKLNDAGLIQALRHKPKAPIFQAYLYTGYQEKDNLEMDNKLKEFNSTNGSFFTLNRLNLSDIWVHPHKIRFRHIIKRMVDITCTSVALIALSPVLLFCALAVKISDPKGPIIFKQTRVGKNGALFTMYKFRSMYVDAEERKKELMAQNETGGKTFKMKNDPRIYPFGHILRKFSLDELPQLINILKGEMSIVGPRPPIPSEVAEYEPWHRMRLSVTPGLTCIWQVSGRSNISFEGQMRLDNDYIRRDGKLSEDIKLILKTFKVVFKGEGAY from the coding sequence ATGGAACAGGAAGCAGTAAATCCGACTATCGGTTCAATCCTTAACGAACAAAAACTGAAAAACATCGTTTACCCGGCCAGGCTGTTCAAGGCGCGGTTGAACGAGGAGTTTTTGCGTGCGAACCGCACCCGCAAGCCTTTCCTTTTCATCAAGATTTATTCGCACCAGTACGATGTGCTCGGCTGGGGCCGTCCGTCCAAGATTGTTGAAAATACTTGGAAGATTAGCGTGCTTACGATGTTTTCACATCTGCGCTTTATCGACGTACTGGGCTACCTCTCCGACAACAGCGGTATTGGCATCATCCTTTTGAATTCCGATATGAGCACGCTTGAAGGTATCCGCAAGGAAATCCTCCACAAGCTCAACGACGCAGGGCTCATCCAGGCACTCCGCCACAAGCCGAAAGCTCCTATTTTCCAGGCCTACCTCTACACGGGGTACCAGGAAAAAGACAACCTTGAAATGGACAACAAGCTCAAGGAGTTCAACAGCACAAACGGTAGTTTCTTTACGCTCAACCGTTTGAACCTTTCAGACATCTGGGTACACCCGCACAAGATTCGCTTTAGACACATCATCAAGAGAATGGTTGATATTACCTGCACATCCGTTGCGCTCATCGCTCTATCGCCTGTCCTCTTGTTCTGCGCCCTCGCCGTCAAGATTAGCGACCCGAAGGGACCGATTATCTTCAAGCAGACCCGAGTCGGCAAGAACGGCGCATTATTTACGATGTACAAGTTCCGCAGTATGTACGTTGATGCAGAAGAACGCAAAAAGGAACTGATGGCCCAGAACGAAACGGGCGGAAAGACGTTCAAGATGAAGAACGACCCGCGTATTTATCCGTTCGGCCACATCCTCCGCAAATTCAGCCTCGACGAACTGCCGCAGCTCATCAACATTCTCAAGGGCGAAATGTCCATTGTCGGACCGCGCCCGCCCATTCCGTCCGAAGTGGCAGAATACGAACCTTGGCACCGCATGCGCCTTTCCGTGACTCCGGGCCTCACCTGCATTTGGCAGGTCAGTGGCCGTAGCAACATCTCGTTTGAAGGCCAGATGCGCCTGGACAACGACTACATCCGTCGCGATGGAAAGCTCAGCGAAGACATCAAGCTCATCCTCAAGACGTTCAAGGTCGTGTTCAAGGGCGAAGGCGCTTACTAG